A segment of the Manis javanica isolate MJ-LG chromosome 10, MJ_LKY, whole genome shotgun sequence genome:
TTCCCCCAGTGCTGCTTCCACGACTCAGGCCGGTGTGCCTTACAAGCTTGCCAGGGATAGTTAAAAACTTCAGTACTACATTCCACCAAATCTAAGACAAACCGTTATTTTAAGTACCTCTacgaaagaatggaaaaaatgcaAGTTAAAGTAGAACATGCTATTGATCCTGATTTTAGAGATGTAGTAATAGGAAAACACTGACATCTCTGAAAACAAATTACTACGTATTGAAGAGGCAGTGTAGGACCACTTATACGTACTAGGCCCTTTTATGTGCAAGCACtccatggagaaaaaaaaagtggtaaaccatttaaaattttcaaatattttacttaaaatacatACTGTATATTTAAGCTATTATGCACACACTAGTGTGGGAAACCTTTGTAGATACCATTTCTACAAATATCTATGAATATATAGTTCCTACACAAAACTCTACAAACCTACCGGACTTTTAATTCTTGTGATGTAGCATACTCACTAGAAGATCTAGATTATGGAGGAACAGTGCTGAGCCACAAAAACAGGCATCATAAGTTGactcaaatacataaaaataggaCATTTCATCTCAGTGATAAGGGGTAAATTCAAATAATATAGGTTATCAGGCTAATCATTGGAAAGCAAACAAAAGTAGTAGTTCCTTACCTCCTACCAAATACTGTCAACTAACATTGCAGCAATGACTCatgaataatataaattaatctaAACAAAGTTTATGCCATGCATTATAAGAAGGAAGGTATACTTGACATATCAGGTTCCAAAGGTTCTTAGGTCAGTAATTAACAATTCAAGGAACTATACATATCTATTCCAAGATAATTTCTAATGCTTAAAACTGTTCACAACAAAATttgtagaaaaaaggaaatcgAAGTAAATAACTTATTTTTGATGTGGTATAAAGTCCACCTCTCAACCGCATAACTCCTACAGAAGTGTAACTTTGTATCTTCAGTTATCACTAAGTGAGCAACCTAAATCAACTggcttaaaaatacatttcatcttTCACCAAAGAAAACAGTCCAGAGGTGGAGTGCCTACACCACTGGTTAGTTCGGTGCAATAACATCATCTGTGTTCCAGGTCCTTCCCATCTTTTTCCTCTGCCATGCTTAAGTTACAATTCTTTGTTGAGAGACATAACCAAGCATCACATCCAGAGGAAGAAATGTTCAGTAAAAGACCCAATACTATATCTTGTTTGATTCCTTGAATCTTTAaggatatttttttcagaaataaccTGTCAAATATCTCCTTCATCTGTCCAGAATAGAGTCTTATAACCACTCCATACCAATTGCTGGCAATGAGAAAGGGATTATCAATATTGGTTGAAACTAATCAAGATTTATCCCGTATTCCATTAGGAAGAATGGATGCCCAAACTCTGCCAGAAAGCAGTAAGTAAGGAGCAAGTGGCCAGGATGGTCACTTAACATCTGCCATAAACCCCTGTGAATGTGTTAATTGACTCAGGACTAGGTAGGAGTAGAACTCACTTTAACAACAATATCCTATGAAAATGCAGATAATTTCCAAGTTACATGGTATGCAGGCTGTGCACACTTAAACTTAGGTAGGCATCCaaataaaaggattaaaatatcataaaaatgggaatattttaagtacattttaaaactatAGAGTCCAATGAGTACTACAACTGTTTCTCACTACTGCAGATGTCAGGCATTATTAACAATTTGAAGTTACCTATGCAGTTTTCTATTTTATGAATAGATTTCTATCTTTTCCTGGTTCAGACACAgttgaaaacataaaaacattaacTTCTTTATGGAAGATTTAGTTCATTAACATGATCAAATACATTTATAAACACTGGGGAAGAGTATAAAATGCAGCATACTTTATGCCTATTAGTCCAATGACAATGCATATTAAAATACACAGTGGTGCTATTTAAAATGGATAATCTTACCATACGTCTTACAAATTATTCTAATAAAGGTACAATGCCTTTTCACATGTGATTCAAACTAAACATACAGTCCCTGTAATGTAGCAtcctaaaaagcaaacaaaccaaaaaatcctcaaaatcctaagtcctacattctcaagaTCCACTCACATGAATGTAAGGCTGCTAtgttgccatcttaattattattattttacagtctCTACTTATACTGAATATATTTGTTCACAACTgtcttctgcatttattttttacaagaaGTTTTGTATTATATCagaaacataacttttattatcaCTAATTTCATAAAGAGTGTATTTTCCACATTCtttaaatggaaagatttcccCTTGGTATAAATTCCCTGATAAGTAGGATAGTTTGAAGCCATGGTAAAACATATGTACATTCTAAGAGTATGTTATCCAACAAGTCACATGGTCTTGTTTAAATTGTGGTTTCTACCCTGTGAACTTTCAGATTTCAAGTCTAATGCACAAAGGCCTGTCCACATTCACCTGTCAATTCTGACTTAAAATGGTAGTTTCTTCTTACTCTTTACACTAAAAGAGTTCTCTGACCAAACAAGGTCtcttcagagaagccttccccCATCAAGTACATTCATATTCCCTCTCCTATGAATTCTCTGATGGCTATTGAAGGCTGATTTGTGATAGAATTtcttcccacattcattacattcatagGGCTTCTCTCCTGAATGAGTTCTGTAGTGTACAGTGAGGTATGACATCCGAGAAAAGGCTTTCCCACACTCGTTACACTCAAAGGGTTTCTCTCCTGAATGGATTCGATGGTGTATAGTGAGATATGACATCTGGGAGAAGAACTTGCCACATTCATAGCACTCATAGGCTTTTTCTCCTGTGTGCGTTCTCTGATGTCTATTAAGGGCTGAATTCTGGCAGAAGGTTTTCCCACATTCGttgcattcatagggtttctctcctgaATGAATTCTATGATGTATAGTGAGGTATGACATCTGAGAGAAGAACTTTCCACATATATAACATTCATAGGGCTTTTCTCCTTTATGTATCCTCCGATGTCTACAAAGGGCTGAATTCTGGTAGAAGgttttcccacattcattacattcatagGGCTTCACTCCTGAATGAGTTCTATGATGTATTGTGAGGTACGACAACTGGGAGAATAACTTTCCACATTCATTGCACtcataaggtttctctcctgtgtgtaCTCTCTGATGTCTCATGAGGGCAGAATTCAGGTAGAAGgttttcccacattcattacattcatagGGCTTCTCTCCTGAATGAGTTCTGTAATGTACAGTAAGATACGACAACCGTGAGAAGAATTTCCCGCATTCATTACACTCGTagggcttctctcctgtgtgagTCCTCTGATGAGTAGTCAGAGTAGATTTGCGGCAGAAGCACTTCCCACACTCATTACACTTATAGAGTTTCACACCTGTGTGAATTTTCTGATGGTCATTAAGTGCTGACTTCTGGGAGAACGTTTTTCCACAGTCATGACAAACATAGGGTCTCTCTCCTGAATGTGTTCTCTGGTGTTGTGTGAGGTGTGTCTTCTGGCAAAAGGACTTGCCACAGTAACTACATTCATAGGGCTTCTCTCCTGAGTGAGTTCTCTGGTGTTGAATGAGGTGTAACTTCTGGTAGAAGgttttcccacattcattacattcatagGGCTTCTCCCCTGTGTGTGTTCTCTGATGTACAGTGAGAGTTCCCTTCTGGCAGAAGGATTTCCCACACTGattacattcataaggtttctctcctgtatggGTCCTCTGATGTATAATAAATTTGGACTTTTTACAGAAGGATTTCCCACAAGCATTGCATTCATAGGGCTTCATTTCCATATGAGATCTCTGGTGTACATTGAGATTTGACATTTGGAGAAATGCTATTTCAGATTCATTCCACTTATAGGGCTTTTCTTCCATATGACTAACAAAAGCTGTATCCTTTGGAAAGGTTTTCTGACATTCAGTATATTCAAAGGGTTTCTCCAAAATATGAATGTTTTGATAAATACTTTCTTCATTGAGTGTATAAGCTTCCTGATCTTGATTAAACTCACAAGATTTATCTTCTGGATGAGTTTTCTCAAGCTTAACATGGAGAAGGGATTTCCCACATGCACTACATTCATCAGGTTTCATTCTTGCATAGCTTCCGTCACTACTAATATATTCTGAGATAGATTTTAAACTCTTTTCACATGAGTCACATTTATAGGACATTTTTCTTGAAGGACCAGGGTTTGTTTCCACATTAAAGGTCTTACCAAGAACTTTACCTCTCTCTTCAGTCAGGGTTTTGTGGTTGATGGATATAATTTGCTTTGAATCTCTGTCTTCATTTTCCTGGACTCTCTGTATCAGATCATCAACTTTCCAGACTTCTAAAAAAGaggtaaaattaacattttttagatCTTCCAATGTAAGATACAGAATGTGACATATACAAGCACATCATTGTGGCATAGGTGTTAGCTTCATGGACAGATAAAAATAATTGCCAAGTGTACTTTGTTTCCTAACTCTTTGGGTTTGgaacaaacacacacaagcacatgcacatacacaatcTCCAGtggtgagaaaagagaaatgtacCCTAACAAAATCATAAGCACCTTTGATCTTTGCTACTTTTTAAGATTTTGTTTAAACCTGGGCATAGAAGATAAAGTataaacagagtaatagaagACAAGGGATGTTGATGACTGACAAGGTTCGCATGAAGGACTACAGAAAATGGGGTAAACCAGTAGGGCTGTGAGGGTGCTGCTGGACAAGGAGGATTCTCAGAGATGTCCACAGGGGGATGTTTTTGGAGGAGGTGGATCAGCACCTTATATCATGACATTTCATATTGAGTTGTGAGAGAAAGATTACGATCTAAGGCATAATTGCCTTTTCCTGAGGTTGCTGTGGTAGTATTTTGCCTAGTCTAGAGCCTTCCAAatgattttgcctttttttcaaaATCTGCACAGTAGTGCCAATAAACTTGCACTGAATCTCCTCATGTTTAGTGTAACAGTCCTCTAACCAGGGCTCTAGTTGTGTTTCACTTGGAAGGAGTCCCAGGAACGTGGATGCCCAACAGGAAGGACAAAACAGATCACAGAGCATACCATCTTTTCGACAGTTTAGATTTCTTTTACATGCTAATAGTGTTATGATTTAAAATGGACTCATCCTACCGTgttctctttcttcctatttGAACACATAGCACGAACTCTGGCTAGGGGACCtatggcaagttacttaaatgcCTTCTGGCTCAGGGTCATGCACCAGGAAGATGCAGTGATGCCTACTTTAGGGCTGTTGTGGGATtacataaatcaataaatataaagcACTTCAGAACAAAATGCATGCTCAGAAAGTTTAGCAGTTATTTTTCCCATTGTCAACCTCCTAGCAATTTCCTTAATCTTGTTTTCAACATACCACTGTTACCTAATTCTGACTGTGAACAGACTTCTCTATTCCTGAGTCCCACTTAGGAACAAATGGTAATAATCAGATTCCTCAACCTGCTCCTAAAATagtgatctttattttttattatcttaaaaattttaGATGAATGTGAGCCCTGTACTTGTTATCACCCACATCAAATGAAACCATATCAATCTTGTACTCCAAAATCTCCAGTTTTCCTAAGTTTACTGCcaaaaaaatatcaacaaataaaaatgagagaaaaaatctgaaaaagaatacTTTTTACCACCTGGATTCTCAGTGTGATTCCAAATTAAGATTATACTAGTCTACTAAAAATAATGGCTGCTCGAGGAAAACCAAGCTATCTATTGGACAAGAAGTGTCACCTGGCATGTTCAAGGAGGTAGGCTTTTTTTAAGAAGTGGATCAGGACTTCACATCAGGCCCTTTCCTATCAAGCTGCAAGAGACAGACAACAGTCCAAGACACTGCTGGCTTATACTGACTGTGCCTAGCACACTTTTTTCACCTTTGCCCCTGTGGTTTTACTCAGTTTTCTTGACTTCCAGCCTTGCTCTACTCAAAACCTTTCAGGAAATTTCCacgcttaaaaaaaaaaaaaaaaaaaaaaagagctcttcAAAATCCtttaagttgaaaataatttctcCCCACACAATTATTTTAGCATAAAGTGCCGCAGCCTCACATGGGAGCATGGGAGCCTCACATGGGAGCATGAACATTGTATGAGATGGCTCTGCTCATGTGGCTCTGCTATCATTTCTTAACCAAAACCTGCTTCTTAGAAAGTaggactctttttccttcaagcctgtaaatagaaatcagagaagctgCTCTCAACCTAAATCATATGGGCATCTTAAGAGTACTTGCAGAGTATATGGGGATGTGACCTAGgcatacatatttaaaagtaaGTACATATAAATTATCCATGAATGGATGGCCAAGAAAGATTTTTCACCTGCCTGATTCCttaatcaaagaaataaacataGTATACATTCCATACTACAGTGAGGAAAGAGAACATGCCCTTTTTTATAGGACTAtaatctgggggaggaaagaagCTCAAGCAAAAAATTTATACTACCAAATAACAGATTACTTGATCAGATCTAACTTTTTTAAGGTATCACGAGGTGGAGTCAAAGCtgacagaaaaaagagaataatgaCAAGAGCTGGAAGGAAAAACTTCAAGGAGGGGTAAAATATTCGAGCTCAGACAAGTAATGTGTTATCTGGGCAAATAAAGCATACCCCCACTGAAATGCTGTAGGGAAAATAGTCACATGATCAGACATTTAGGAGTGTGGACCAAATGAAGTTTAGCAGATTTTGGgaaacaatagaaaattaatttttccaggcAATATACTGCCAATATTGTGATGACTAAGTCTTAAAGGACAAAGAATTTAAATTCCCTTTATGAAGTAACAGGGAATCACTATCAGCTTATCCTGACTACTGAGATCCACTGAAACTTCAGATGGACACATCTGGAAAATCCAATCAGAAGGAAGGAGTGTGGTGCTGCTACACAGTAACACTGAGCAGGGACAGGGAAGACAGCAAAGCATAAAACAGACAAAACCCTCGACCTGAGACAGGAGGAGCCTTCTGAAGAACTCGGGAAACAAAGAAACCACCCAAGGTAGAAGCAGATCTTTCAGAGATATTTCTGGAGGGGGAAGGAGAATAAATGAGTTATAATTCACTTCTGTATTTCAGactcactgagcacctgctaggATGTTACTCAAGGTGCTGTGAACAGAAGAGTAACTAGGGACAAAAATGACTGGGGAAAGCGGGAGAGCCAGGAAATGCTGTCACCGGACATCAGAAGAACTGGATCTCAGTAACAGTGACCAGCACAGTATGCACAACAAAGGTGAACTAAGAAGGCTTAGGCACTGGTGGGAGTTTGGAATATGGACTGAAAGTGAGGAGTGCATGGGGTAGAAACCAGTCTGAGGCATTTCACAgtgtagaagaagaaaaaagaaaggtaatatAAGAGTCACataagttattttttaacaatagacttataatgccaaaaaaaaaaaaagaaactatgatCATAGGTTACTGAAAATGCTGTTAAGAGCAAGGCCTAAAGTTTCAGAGGAAGAAGTGGTGATGGGATTTTTGGTTCGAGGCAGAGGTATGCACAAAGAGCTCTACATACATACGTTTTCACGGGGCAGGAAGAAGCCTTTGAAAGTGGGACTCAAGAGAGCTAAAGCTAACAAGGACCTATCTTCAGTAATTTCTAAAGGTCCGGGACCATTAAAAATTCCTGGGGAAAACACTTTCAAGTCACCGATCTCCTCACTGCCTCCCCTCACACACCTGGGACACTCTGAAGTAGTAATTCTCCTTCTACTATCCATGGTTCTTCTCCTTGCTCCAACTTGATGATAACTTCTGGTTTGATTATGTGACAGCCTGTTAATAGAAGAGAGATAACTTGAGCCTGGCTGCTTGGCTTCAGAATCTCTGTCATATGAGCCAAGTGCTGCCTTATGAGCCACACAACATAAATGCCCAAATGAGCTGTATCAAAATTAGAACCTTTCACTGGGGAGGTCAAGACCAAATGCCCTGCCTGGTGTCCACAACAGATTACTCACATTTGTTCCATCAATTCAAAGTTAAAGTTAGTCAATCTGAGAGAAACCCATGTATTTAAGCAATGGAGAAGGCAAGTGCTCCTCACCCACGGAGACAAGGTGACTGTAGTTCTCCAGCATCACATCCCTGTAGGTGATCTTTTGCTCAGGGTCCAGCCGCTGCCACTCCTCCTGGCTGAAGTCCACAGCCACATCCTTGAATGACACTGGTCCCTGTAAATGGCACCACGATTGGAAATGGGTGACAGAGAGGGTGTACAGGGACAAGAGCTTACCAAGCTCACTGGTAAAATTAACTATGAACATTGTATGCCTTTTTGTGTTACAGATTGTGGAAGGAAAACAAACATCAGAAATACACTGCCATGAGTTCATTCAGTATACatcaaaggaagaaaacactTGTCTTGCACTGTGAGGCAGGAACAATCCTGGCTGTTGGTGACACTAAGGCCAGTAGACACAGCTCCTGCCTCTGAGAAGCACTCATGGAAACCCAGGATGCACTCTCCTCCCTCATGTTGCTTCCAGAACATCAGCAATGTTGGTTCTCCTCTTCCCTGACcactccttctcagtctcctctgCTGGCTCCACCTCTTCAACAAGTCATCCTGAAGTTCAAGGACCCaaggctcattttttttttatcctttcctcTTTGCTATCTGCACTCACTGCTCTGATGGTGATCCCATCTGTCCTCATAGCTTTAACTaccatctatatatctatattctCCAACTTTATACCATCAACTCAGGCTTCTCTCCTGAATTCCAGACATATACGTCCCATATCTCAAACTCAACCTGCCTGAAATTCAACTGCTGTTCCTACCCAAACCTGTCTCCTATAGCTTACAGAATGAGTTGATCTGTAATGTTGGCCACAATTATCAAAGCAACAAGCAGCCAGACAACATGCAAcctagttttgtattttattgcAAAGGGAAGCCTGCAGCAGGCCTGACACCACAGCCTGCCACAAGAACTTGTCAGTAACAGCTTGATTCAGCTGTCCCTAATTCCCAGCTGGGGAACTCAGAATTCCCTTTCTTCCCATTACACATTCCATGAGGGGAGAGCACATTCCTGAAGAGGAATCTTAGCCATGCACACCTGCtcattttggaacattttttaaatgcgtAGTAATATCTGGAAGTGCAAATATTAAAGAATCACATGGCAATGCTGGAAAATAAGAAGGCAAATAAGCTTGGAAGAAAATGTTTACTAACATGGCACAAACtggaaacataaatattttaagactatTTGGTTTACACCAAACAGTATAGGGGTAGAAAGGCTGGTGGTGGGCATGAACAGGCATGtcacataaaaacagaaatggGCCACTATGGAAAGACTATATACCGTATGAGTCCAACTGTGTGacattctagaaagaaaaaacttaagaGATGGTAAaggatcagtggttgtcaggggttgGGAGTAGGGGGTAGCAAATGAACAGGTGGTGCCCAGTGGAGTTTAGGGCGGCAGGTCTGTTCCGTATGGCACTGTCCTGGTGGATCCATGTCAGTAAGTGTTTGTCAAAACTGGAACCATACAACAAAAGAGTGCACCCTAAGGCAAACGATGGGCTTGAGGTCACAATGACGGATCACTTTGGGTCTGCCATGTGAAACAACGTACCACACCAGTAAGACATTAACAATACTGGGAAAGGGAGGGTGTGTGGAACTCTTTTTATCTGTAAGCCTAAAATTGCCCTAAGAATATCTACTAAAAAACGGCTTCTAAATATGTGGAAGTATACTCAACCTCACTCatgattaagaaaagaaaaaacccaagCTACCATCCCAGCACTGGGGCCTGTGTCAGCTGGCTACTCCAAGTCGTGTTCCTGTTCTGCCTGGCATCTCACTAGAACCCATGGGTCCCACTGCCGCCACCCCTGCACTTCATGCTGCTGACAGCATCAGTCTCTACATATGACAGCTTTTTACCAGGTGACTCACTTTCCCAATTGAAAGGTTTCAGGTTCTCCACAGGATGAAAGGCCAGCTCAGGGCAGGCAGGCTCTCAGCCACACTCACCGCTCACCCACTCCGTCTCTGTCCCCTGTCAGAAGGCCCACATCCTAAGGAAGCAGGTCCTCGCTGGCACGTCCGGAGCCTTCTCCAGTCCAGCTCACACTGTCCCTGAGCGCCCTCACCATCTGCACCTACCCAGATCCTGACCTCTGATGGCTGCCAAACTGCTTGAGGCCACTGATGCTGCACGACCAGGGCGCACATCCTGAGGATACATCTGAAGCCAGACTGTGCTTTGTTGCCCTTTCAGAGATCCCCCTGAATTGACCAAGATTCCTATTACCTCCTGTAATCACATCCACAAATTACCTCAAGAACAGAAGCTCCTTGAGAGAATGAATTACCCCTTAAAATCCTATCCAGAACCTGAAGGCACTTGATAGTAATTTCTGAGAAGACAGACAAAAGGCTTGATGATGTGCAGGGCCACCAAAGCCAAGGGCTGAGCGAGCAGGAAGCTTCTGCAGGGAGCTCTGCCGTCCGCAGAACCGTGGGTCTCCACAGGCCCAGAGCCAGGAGCTCCAAGTGCCAGGAGCTGAGAAGCACCCCCATAATCCCAAGCTCCCAAAAGAGTAAACAACATCCACAGTGTGAGAAAGATGGAACTTCAGAAAGAGCAGGAAAATGCCAGTCTTCCAAAGTAGTGGGGTCTCCAACCCCCAGCCTCAGCCAAGGAGCTCCCTACCTGAGAAGGGGGGGCAGTTCCTGTGCCACTGCCAACCCAGCTCTGCTGCCCAACTCTCTACAAGGACCCTCGGGCAAGTCTCCCCTCGCTCCCTGGTGTTAACTGTTCCTCATGCTCTCCTGGACCATCCCCATCGCTATTTTTCTcatcagaacaaaacaaaatataaagtcCTTTCAACCTCAACTCCAACTTCAGCTACTGTCCtatttctctcttctccattATAGGGCAAAATTTCTTCACAAAATTAGGACTAGATTAAATCCAGTTCATCTACCCCTCTTCACAAGATCTTCCCCATCAGGATTTACCCTATAAACCCACCCAAACTAATCATCAAGGAGCCACATCACCTCCCCAGTGCTAAAGTCAACAGCTAATAATATGTCTTCATTCCACTTGACTATTAACAGCAGTGGACAGTTGCTCACCCCTCCTGGGAATCATCATTCCCATAGCTTCTAGAACTTTGCTCCCTGGttttctgttttgccttgtgACAGCCCCTTAGTTTCTGCTCCTCCCAGACTCTTCAAGAGGGAAAACCCCCTGGTCCCCCTATATCTGCATGCGGCATGCTCCCCTCCCAACCCAGGCTTGTCTCCCAAACCCAGTCACACACATCTCCTACCTTCACTTGCATGGCACACAGACAGCTCAGATTGAAAATGCTTAGGACCTAATTCTGGCCTTATCTCAAAACTGCGTTTCCCAAAATCTTCCCCATGTCACTGTAATGGTAACCTCTTTCTTCTAGTCACCCAGGGAGCCTCTAAAGTGCTTTCCACACTGAGACAAAATGATGTGATGAATATTTTAGGAGCAATACTCAATGTGGAAAAAGCTAGTGGAGGAAACAAGCAGCAGCACAGAAAGAAACTTTATAACAGTCCAAgggatgagaaaataaataatttaatggtAGCAGGGACAGGGAAGGGGAGGTATAAGAGCCATTCAGAATATAACATTAACAAGCCTGAATAATCTAATGTGATAACTGAGGCTGGAGAAGGAGTTCAGAATGAGTCCTCTTTTTCTGGCTAAGGGAACAGGATAGATGATGGGACAATGAACCCATAGGAACAAAAGAAGGCATAGGAGGGGGGTTGCAAATAGCTATTTTGATGTCTGTTGGGTCTATTAACTTGAGATGTCCTTTGTACAAACTTCATGTAGACACTGGCAGGTGGCTGGACAGAGGCAGCTAGGAGAACTGAAAGAGTAGGTGGATGAAGCACAGGAAGGTGAGATCAGACAGGTCTGAGTCATGAGCCAAGGGGTGTTGGGGGGGAACAACACATGGAGACAGAATCAGTCAGTAAAAGAGCAAAGAGAGTTCTGTCACAGAAACCAATAGAGGAGACGCTGCAGCTGGGAAAAGTGCCAGAGGGGTCCAAGGTAAGGACCAGCCAGTCTCCACTGGGATGGTGTATATTAGGTCTCAGGTACCCATTACCGGATCACGTTCAGaggagaggcaggggcaggggcagaaccAAGACTGAGAGACCAAATGTGAACGGGAAATAAGGCATCTCTGCCAGAGATGTCACTGCACAGTCTAGCATGCACATATTTGTAGGGTGAGAAGACTATTCCTCCAGATCGTCCTCATCTTATCCCTTGGTTAAGCAGTAAAAACAGTGTATCTATGGGACAACAACATTTAAATTATCAGAAGAGTTATATGCACTTACAGGAGATACAAGTAAGGCACTTATGAAGGTTAGTGACAATTATAGTgagacaaacagaaaaatcttTAACACCCAGGAGAAAACAAAAGTGGGCAGGTCATGCAAGTATGGAATGGTATTTGTCACATTTTGCAACTAACATCAAGAACCTGAGGGGTCTTTCTACATTGGCTTTAAGGTCTGTGAAGAATCAGACTATCTACACAAGCAAACAGGATGGAAATGCTTGGTGCTGACCTGCTGCTCTGTTTCATCTATCCATATCTTTTATCTATgtctattttcccattttaaagttTGAGCTATTCACCTCCTTAGGTGTATTATAAAGCAAAATGgggaataaatacataaacagaaaAACTCACCAGAGACTTATTCATTTTCTCCTGCTCTTGGAAAAATGTGTAACACTGTggaagtggaggcctggggaAGGAAAAGGCAAACAATGAAGCAGTGCATGATTGGGGCTGGCAGGGAAGCAGCTCCTGCATAAGAACTTATCAGAAAGTCTCATCAAAGACACACAAAGAAGGCTGTCCCCTTAACCTTCGGAAAGGACTGGAAGAAGTGACAGGAAGCACCACCTATACGTCTATAACTCCTACAGGATTATGTGGTGACTGACCGGAAACATTTCTCATCAGTGAAGGAACACAGAACCCTATTGAAATAATCCTTCTCATTAAATACAAGATAACACAAGAAATTTAACTATAGTGATCTAATTCTCTTACTAACTTAAAAACTATTAAGAACAGAAAATCCACAGGACGCTGAGTAAAGGGATACAGGTGGGCAAGGCTAAATCTTTCAGTTATCTGTACAAACTTGGGTGTGCTgctcaaaataatcttttatcAAGAAAATGACTTTGATTTAAATGTAACACAGTGAACACGTGTTCTGTTCAGGGAATTTGAGCCCTGTTAGCAACTCAAGCACAGACCCGGGACCTTGGATAAGTCCTCTCCTTTATCGGGTCCAACCTCTTCCTTCGTCAGCCGAGGCGGTAGGAAAGAACCCTGCACACCTGTCCCGCACGGACTACACTGCTCCACAGGGCGGAACCGAGGGGGTCAGCTTCACTCAGGCGAGACAACAAACGCCCTTAAGGCCATCTAGAGACCTGTTCGGAGTCTGGAGAGGGCGAGGGGAGGCGGAGGTGTCGGGTGCGCAGGCTGGACTGGGGACCACGTCAGCGGCCGAGGCTGGG
Coding sequences within it:
- the ZNF12 gene encoding zinc finger protein 12 isoform X2, whose translation is MDSRRRITTSECPRNISERSASTLGGFFVSRVLQKAPPVSEVWKVDDLIQRVQENEDRDSKQIISINHKTLTEERGKVLGKTFNVETNPGPSRKMSYKCDSCEKSLKSISEYISSDGSYARMKPDECSACGKSLLHVKLEKTHPEDKSCEFNQDQEAYTLNEESIYQNIHILEKPFEYTECQKTFPKDTAFVSHMEEKPYKWNESEIAFLQMSNLNVHQRSHMEMKPYECNACGKSFCKKSKFIIHQRTHTGEKPYECNQCGKSFCQKGTLTVHQRTHTGEKPYECNECGKTFYQKLHLIQHQRTHSGEKPYECSYCGKSFCQKTHLTQHQRTHSGERPYVCHDCGKTFSQKSALNDHQKIHTGVKLYKCNECGKCFCRKSTLTTHQRTHTGEKPYECNECGKFFSRLSYLTVHYRTHSGEKPYECNECGKTFYLNSALMRHQRVHTGEKPYECNECGKLFSQLSYLTIHHRTHSGVKPYECNECGKTFYQNSALCRHRRIHKGEKPYECYICGKFFSQMSYLTIHHRIHSGEKPYECNECGKTFCQNSALNRHQRTHTGEKAYECYECGKFFSQMSYLTIHHRIHSGEKPFECNECGKAFSRMSYLTVHYRTHSGEKPYECNECGKKFYHKSAFNSHQRIHRRGNMNVLDGGRLL
- the ZNF12 gene encoding zinc finger protein 12 isoform X1, with the protein product MNKSLGPVSFKDVAVDFSQEEWQRLDPEQKITYRDVMLENYSHLVSVGCHIIKPEVIIKLEQGEEPWIVEGELLLQSVPEVWKVDDLIQRVQENEDRDSKQIISINHKTLTEERGKVLGKTFNVETNPGPSRKMSYKCDSCEKSLKSISEYISSDGSYARMKPDECSACGKSLLHVKLEKTHPEDKSCEFNQDQEAYTLNEESIYQNIHILEKPFEYTECQKTFPKDTAFVSHMEEKPYKWNESEIAFLQMSNLNVHQRSHMEMKPYECNACGKSFCKKSKFIIHQRTHTGEKPYECNQCGKSFCQKGTLTVHQRTHTGEKPYECNECGKTFYQKLHLIQHQRTHSGEKPYECSYCGKSFCQKTHLTQHQRTHSGERPYVCHDCGKTFSQKSALNDHQKIHTGVKLYKCNECGKCFCRKSTLTTHQRTHTGEKPYECNECGKFFSRLSYLTVHYRTHSGEKPYECNECGKTFYLNSALMRHQRVHTGEKPYECNECGKLFSQLSYLTIHHRTHSGVKPYECNECGKTFYQNSALCRHRRIHKGEKPYECYICGKFFSQMSYLTIHHRIHSGEKPYECNECGKTFCQNSALNRHQRTHTGEKAYECYECGKFFSQMSYLTIHHRIHSGEKPFECNECGKAFSRMSYLTVHYRTHSGEKPYECNECGKKFYHKSAFNSHQRIHRRGNMNVLDGGRLL
- the ZNF12 gene encoding zinc finger protein 12 isoform X3, coding for MNKSLGPVSFKDVAVDFSQEEWQRLDPEQKITYRDVMLENYSHLVSVGCHIIKPEVIIKLEQGEEPWIVEGELLLQSVPEVWKVDDLIQRVQENEDRDSKQIISINHKTLTEERELIQERSPMNVMNVGKPST
- the ZNF12 gene encoding zinc finger protein 12 isoform X4, which produces MNKSLGPVSFKDVAVDFSQEEWQRLDPEQKITYRDVMLENYSHLVSVGCHIIKPEVIIKLEQGEEPWIVEGELLLQSVPEVWKVDDLIQRVQENEDRDSKQIISINHKTLTEERGKVLVHDLLWIK
- the ZNF12 gene encoding zinc finger protein 12 isoform X5 — encoded protein: MNKSLGPVSFKDVAVDFSQEEWQRLDPEQKITYRDVMLENYSHLVSVGCHIIKPEVIIKLEQGEEPWIVEGELLLQSVPEISLKDLLLPWVVSLFPEFFRRLLLSQKSGKLMI